A genomic segment from Clostridium pasteurianum BC1 encodes:
- a CDS encoding NAD(P)-dependent oxidoreductase codes for MIKSDIKVGFIGTGVMGAAMASHILDGGYKLSVYNRTKEKALALINKGAIWKASLAELAKDSDVVITIVGYPKDVEEVYLGQNGIINNIKKGSYVIDMTTSKPSLAKKIYEAAKEKDIFALDAPVSGGDVGAAEGTLSIMIGGDREAFENLKPIFELMGKNIVLQGGVGAGQHTKMCNQIAIASNIMGVCEALVYAKKSGLDPETVLKSIGAGGAASWQLSAYAPRILNGDFAPGFYIKHFVKDMKIALEEADAMGLDTPALSLSKKLYDKLIEQGKGDLGTQALYKLYLK; via the coding sequence ATGATAAAATCAGATATAAAAGTGGGTTTTATTGGGACTGGAGTAATGGGAGCTGCCATGGCTTCCCATATATTAGATGGAGGCTACAAATTATCAGTCTACAATAGAACTAAAGAAAAAGCATTGGCTTTAATTAATAAAGGTGCCATCTGGAAAGCTTCTTTAGCTGAACTGGCTAAAGATTCAGATGTAGTTATAACTATAGTAGGCTATCCCAAGGATGTAGAAGAAGTATATCTAGGTCAAAACGGAATTATTAATAATATTAAAAAAGGTAGTTACGTTATAGATATGACCACTTCTAAGCCATCTCTTGCAAAGAAGATATATGAAGCTGCAAAAGAAAAAGATATCTTTGCTCTGGATGCTCCTGTATCTGGTGGAGATGTAGGTGCTGCTGAAGGTACCTTATCCATAATGATAGGCGGAGACAGGGAAGCTTTTGAAAATTTAAAACCAATATTCGAATTAATGGGAAAGAACATAGTACTTCAAGGTGGCGTCGGTGCTGGGCAGCATACTAAGATGTGTAATCAAATAGCTATAGCTTCTAACATAATGGGTGTATGTGAAGCTTTAGTATATGCAAAGAAATCTGGTCTTGATCCAGAAACTGTTCTGAAATCCATTGGTGCTGGTGGAGCTGCCAGCTGGCAATTAAGTGCTTATGCGCCAAGAATACTTAACGGTGATTTTGCACCTGGCTTTTATATTAAACATTTTGTAAAGGATATGAAAATAGCCTTAGAAGAAGCAGATGCCATGGGTCTAGACACTCCTGCCCTAAGTCTTTCAAAAAAGCTATATGATAAACTTATAGAACAGGGAAAAGGGGATCTTGGAACACAGGCCTTATATAAACTGTATTTAAAATAA